In the genome of Streptomyces fagopyri, the window CTGCCTCGCGCAGTTCGTCGTTGCTCGCCGAGCGCTTCGAGGACGACCGGCCGCTGGACCAGGCGGGCTGGGAGGAGGTGCAGCGCGCCGCCCCCGAACTGGTACCGCTGGCGGCGGCCGAGCTGCGCTACTGCTCACCGACTCCGCGCAGCCGCGCCACCGGCGACGCGCTCGGTTACGCGCCGCTGGTCCAACCCGCGCTGCGGGACTGCGACATGGGCCGCTGGCGGGGGTTCACCCTGGGCGAGGCGATGGCCCGCGAGCCGTCGGCGGTGGACGCCTGGCTCGCCGACCCGCGCTCCGCCCCGCACGGCGGAGAGTCCCTGATGTCCTTCGTCTCGCGCGTCGGCGGCTGGCTCGACACCCGTCCCGCGGACGACGGCGGCCGGATCGTCGCGGTCGCGGAACCGTCCGTGGTGCGGGCCGCGCTCGTCTACGCACTGCGGGCCCAGCCGACGACGTACTGGAACATCGACGTGCGCCCCCTGTCCGCGATGACGCTCACCGGGCACAACGGCCGATGGAACCTGCGCCTGGAGCCGACGCAGCGTGGCTGACCAGCGCCGCGGCGGGCGACCCGCGCGCTGTCCTCAGGGCGTCCGGGTGTACTCGGTGGTGAGGAGCAGGTCCTTGGCGGGGCCGCCCACCCGCCACACCGTGCGCCAGCGGTCCGCCGCGAACACCGTGAACTCGCCCCGGTAGAGGTCCGCCGCGCACGGGTGGTCGGCGACGTGCCGGCCCGTGGCCAGGTCCAGGTCGTGGAAGGGGCGGCCGTCGGAGAACCGGACGGCCGCGGTGCCCGCGCGCGGTCCGGGCAGGAACCACAGCGTGCGCTCCGCGGGCCTGGAGGTGCCCTGCCAGGTGAAGACACCGGACTCGTGATGGAGCAGTCCGTCGCCCCGGTCGCCCCGGTCGTCGAGAGGCGAGGCCGGCGAGATCGATGAGGACGGCGAGAACACGGTCGTTCCGGTGAAACGCCCCTCCGCGCCGCTCGCGCGATCCCGCACCGAACGCTCCACCCGCCAGCTGCCGGTCAGGTACGCCAGTGCGTCGGCCACCGGCCAGAACTCGCCCACGGGTTCCTCAGGACCGTCCACGGGGCTTGCCCCGCCGACCGCCCTTGGTGCCACCGGACCCGCCGCGAGAGCCCTTGCCACCCGCTCTGCCGCCCGCCGCGCCGCCCGTCCTGCCCCCCACGGGCTTCTTCCGCCCGCCGGCCGCGTCG includes:
- a CDS encoding DUF6314 family protein, whose translation is MGEFWPVADALAYLTGSWRVERSVRDRASGAEGRFTGTTVFSPSSSISPASPLDDRGDRGDGLLHHESGVFTWQGTSRPAERTLWFLPGPRAGTAAVRFSDGRPFHDLDLATGRHVADHPCAADLYRGEFTVFAADRWRTVWRVGGPAKDLLLTTEYTRTP
- a CDS encoding histidine phosphatase family protein, translating into MHLRVTFVAASRSSSLLAERFEDDRPLDQAGWEEVQRAAPELVPLAAAELRYCSPTPRSRATGDALGYAPLVQPALRDCDMGRWRGFTLGEAMAREPSAVDAWLADPRSAPHGGESLMSFVSRVGGWLDTRPADDGGRIVAVAEPSVVRAALVYALRAQPTTYWNIDVRPLSAMTLTGHNGRWNLRLEPTQRG